The following DNA comes from Coleofasciculus sp. FACHB-1120.
AAAACTGCTCTATCTCGCGCAAAATAGCGGTTTCCAGATCTCTTTCACTATAGGTATCGGCAAGTCCCAGGAAATTGAGTAGGTAAGGATCTCGAAAGACTATATCTGGAGTCATTTGATCCTCAGATCGAAGTGCCTCTAACTCTTGTCGAGCCAGTTCTTCTGGCTTGCGAGAAATCGCCGTGCGTTCGTAAAGCATCCCACGGATTTTAGCTCGCAAGATTCGCACACTCCACCGTTCAATACGGCACATCTCGGCATAAAAGTCGCGCTTCAGAGCCTCCTCAAGAACAATGAGTTCAATAAAATGGCTCCAACTCAACTGTTGTGACAGATCTGTGACAGTTTTGAGATTTGGAAAGCGCTCAACGAACTGAATCATGCGAAAGATGGCATCACGGGTAAACCCTCTTCCATATTCAGCCGTTAATTGTCGCGACAGTGTCACGACAATCTGCTTGCCATATTCGGCGCGTTCTTGTCCCAAGATTTCTTTGCGGATGCGCTCACCTACATGCCAATTAAGAATGACCAGCTCAGAGTTGACTACCCGTGCTACCCGTTGTTGTGCCTGATTAATAAGCGCACGAATATCCTCTAGCAGTTGGTTAGCGACGGTTGATTGCTTTTGAGTTAAACCCTCAGCATCACTCGCTTCTCTGGATACTTCTTCGTTTGTATGGTCGGAGTTTCCATCTGAAGCATTTGTTTCCATAAGTTGGCTTGCTCTAGCACTGGGGTGAAATAGCTGGCGAATATTGCTCCGAATTATACTTGATTTGATGCTAGTGACAAGCAGTTTTATTTTATTTGCGCCGACAATCCAGATTTCAGCATATTTTAGGCTTTAATATTGGAAACTTTTGGAAACTTTTTGAAAACATTTTTGAAAAAAGAAACTTTTTATTGACAGCTAATGATACCGATGCAACACTAAGGCAACTTCTCCACTAAAGGAGGTGGATCGTGAGCGTTACAAAGCATCGGCAGAGAATTTTGAAAGTGCTTCAAGAATGGTTTAAAGACCATGAGCAAGGACCCACACTTGAGGAGTTGTGTCAGTTATTAGAAATGCATCCACGTCAGAAAGCGACGGTTCAACGATGGTTGCAGACAATGCGAGGCATTGATGTAGAGTGGGATGCTCATGCTCATCGTAGCTTGCGTTTACTGACTCTTGAGCCGCAGGAGATTGAAGTCCAGCTACCTGTAACAGAAACCTTGCGGTATTTGGCAACAGGACTAGCAGAGTGGGAGAAGCGATCGCCAGAACTACGATCGCAAATTCCAGAAGCACTTCGCATGGGTATGTCTTACATGTATCTCACGGCTCTGTTAAGAGGAGAAAAGGCACCAGGAGATATACCTGAGTTATTCAAGAATGCTGAGGAAACATCTCTGTTGGACTGGTTGCCTGGTGCTGAAGAAATTAAGTATCTGCCACCTGACGTGACACTCATAGAGGGTGGACTGATTTCTGATTTCACTGAGGGTTGGCAGGTTGAAGGCAAGGGGGTGACGGAACAAGTTCAAGAATCCGTCATGCAAGATGTTTTGAAGCACTGCCGAACATTGCAGCTAGAAGAAGCTTATCGAGCATTTAGACAAGCGATCGTCCTGAAGCCAACCCTACCATATGAAGAATTTCGACGAATGTTAACGGCACCGCTATTTCATCCACTGCGAAATTATTTGAGACAAGCTTACATGGAACTGAAGAAGTTTGCGGAATACGACGTTTACTACCCTTGTCCCCGCTGTCGCTATCCACAAAGACAGCGTTCTGACGGAAGCTACGGCTGTCGCAATGTCTTCTGCCAAACATTGTGTACAAGAGCAAACCCATCTCTACTGCCACTTCCCCCTATTCCTAAATCAGAAGCTCATGAGTGGATGGTTGTCACACCTGGAATGCACAAATATGTTACTTTACCAGGCTTATGGGAAGTATCGCTGTACGAATCCCTGACTCGGCTGGGTATACGAGTCACACTATATCCACAAATTGATGAATATGACCTCCTGGTGGAGCTACCTGGAAACGTTCGTTGGATGATTGATGTCAAGGATTGGGCATACTTGCGACTCGATCGTCTCAAGCAAGTGCATTTCTGCCGAGATGCTGATGAAACCTTCATTGTGTTTCCAGATGCGCGAAAAGAGCATTTGCGGATCGAAGTGGTACGTGATGAATATGAAGCTGAATTAGGCGGTGTGCGCTTGCAGCTCATTAGTGAAATTCTTGAGAGAGCTGAAGCGATCGTAGGAGGCAAAACTCATGCGTAATCTCAGCAGTTGGTGTTATGAAATTACCAAAGAACTGCGCAATTCAAAGGTCCTGGAAGAATGGGTTGGAGCAATTTCAAATCCAAAAGCTCGAAAACGAGAACTCAGCCGATTAGCTCATCTCATTGTGCAAATAGAACTCGGATTCACTCTGCTTGAGCAGGTCGCACCTGGGGAATCAGCCGCTTCAGTATCTGCAATATTGTCAGGGTATCGATATCCCATTCCGCAGTTTAAGGAAGATACCAAGTGGCGATTAATCCAAACTGCTCGATTTTATTTAGTTCATGTTAGAGGGAAACAATGGGAACGAGCCGTTAAAGAATACATTGCTCTTTCTCAAGTGCTGAGAGTGTATAACCTTGATTCGGTGGAGTCTGTCCCTCGACTTATTGGCAGCAGCATAGCCCAAGCTCGATCGCAGACCTATCGGCGTACACTCGATCACCCACCTAAGCATAAGCATCAGAAGATTCAGTTTGCCAAAGCGGGTCGATGGTTCTGTAAGGTTTCCAGGGCAGGTAACAATCCAGTAGAGATTCCAATCGATATTCCACCAACCGTTGCAGCGATCGCCAACTCTGATCAAAAATCCTTACTCGTTCAATTTCGAGAAGAAGAAGCTCATAATCCGGCTGTAACAATTACCTTCGAGGCGTTGCTTCAGACTGCCCAGGAGATGGATGCTAAATATCCGAAAGGGAACTGGCATAAGCGATTGCATAAGATTGAGCTACAGCTCTACAACGCGGAGAGCAATGATTTTTCACCTAGTCATGTATTGAGATTAGAACAACTCGTTCACATTGTTGGATTATTGAATGTTGGCAAATCTACACTTCTGGAAATTCTGACATATCATCTGGCAAAACAGGGCTATCGTTGCGCCTTGATCGTTCATGATGTGGTAACATCTGTTCGCCTTGCTTCTTTGTTCCGTCATGAGTTAGAAATTGAAGCTGCTCCAGTGCTAGGAAGCAGCGATCGCGCCGATCACCTCGAAAAGGTTCACGAAACGGTATTTCTTGAACAAGGTAAGGATATTGCTGAAGGCGGAATTCATCCTGCATTACGCTGGTTTAGTCCGGTCTGCCCTTTGCTAGCGATCGTTCAATCTGATGAAAAGTGGGAATATGGGCAGGAACCTTGCCATCGGCTTTATCAACCTCAGATGCAGCAGATTGATAGAGATCAACAAGATGACGATGATGACTGGGAAGAGCAGAAGTATCGAACCTGTCCGTTGTACTATCAGTGTCCACGACATCAGTTAGAAAAAGACCTCGCAGTCGCAAG
Coding sequences within:
- a CDS encoding PDDEXK nuclease domain-containing protein — translated: METNASDGNSDHTNEEVSREASDAEGLTQKQSTVANQLLEDIRALINQAQQRVARVVNSELVILNWHVGERIRKEILGQERAEYGKQIVVTLSRQLTAEYGRGFTRDAIFRMIQFVERFPNLKTVTDLSQQLSWSHFIELIVLEEALKRDFYAEMCRIERWSVRILRAKIRGMLYERTAISRKPEELARQELEALRSEDQMTPDIVFRDPYLLNFLGLADTYSERDLETAILREIEQFLLELGTDFTFVARQKRLTIGKEDFYLDLLFFHRSLRRLVAVELKLGRFSAAYKGQMELYLRWLDKYERKTWEESPIGLILCSEKDQEQIELLQMDQGEIRVAEYLTELPPQPILEAKLHQAVQTGRERISIQLEGSTNTDSGPKP
- a CDS encoding Fis family transcriptional regulator, with the protein product MSVTKHRQRILKVLQEWFKDHEQGPTLEELCQLLEMHPRQKATVQRWLQTMRGIDVEWDAHAHRSLRLLTLEPQEIEVQLPVTETLRYLATGLAEWEKRSPELRSQIPEALRMGMSYMYLTALLRGEKAPGDIPELFKNAEETSLLDWLPGAEEIKYLPPDVTLIEGGLISDFTEGWQVEGKGVTEQVQESVMQDVLKHCRTLQLEEAYRAFRQAIVLKPTLPYEEFRRMLTAPLFHPLRNYLRQAYMELKKFAEYDVYYPCPRCRYPQRQRSDGSYGCRNVFCQTLCTRANPSLLPLPPIPKSEAHEWMVVTPGMHKYVTLPGLWEVSLYESLTRLGIRVTLYPQIDEYDLLVELPGNVRWMIDVKDWAYLRLDRLKQVHFCRDADETFIVFPDARKEHLRIEVVRDEYEAELGGVRLQLISEILERAEAIVGGKTHA